TAAAATGTACTAAagaattcattttcttctgtaGGAGATACTTTATAAATGATATCGCTTTAAACGATCATTTTACAACAAAAGTTCATAAACGAAGACTGAAAGCTCTTGAGCTGGAACCGTATTCCATCGAGGAATCGGAAAGAGCAGCTGGCAAAGGAAGTTATATCGCTCCACAAAAGAGGAAAATTGAGACGATAAGTCGTGACAGTTGCAAAATGGACGTCGAGTCGAACATTCCGCCAAAAATAGCAAAAGTGGATGcatagaaattaactttttttataaacgaaatttgttttcgagaaactTATACAAGCGTATAAAGATCATAGAAGTTATTGGAAAGtcgtaaaagtttataaacGGTTACAATGGCAAATCACGTAGCGCATTTCATAGAGAAATGTATGGTTCGTAAACGCGTAACGCgca
This Bombus pascuorum chromosome 1, iyBomPasc1.1, whole genome shotgun sequence DNA region includes the following protein-coding sequences:
- the LOC132912469 gene encoding zinc finger protein 593 homolog — its product is MTYKRKKYHRGDTHLKKGWRTKRRTKDLDEIDEDLNDKNVERLLNQKVDLDKPGAGQYYCIHCARYFINDIALNDHFTTKVHKRRLKALELEPYSIEESERAAGKGSYIAPQKRKIETISRDSCKMDVESNIPPKIAKVDA